The DNA window TCTTGCCGTTCCGAACAACATCCGGAACGGAGTACGTCCCCGCTGTCGTCCCTGCTGGCGACACGACTACTGTGTCCCACGAACACACGTTTGCCGAGGACGGCCAGTACGAGGTCGCTGCGGGCGAGGAATCCGCGACGGTGACCGTCGGTCACAACCCACCCGCAGAACTCGAGAGCGTGCCCGGCTTTAGCGCGCCTATTGCCATCGTCGCGGGCGCACTGGCTGCGCTGGTGCTGTATCTCCGCCAGCCAGATCGCCACTAAAACAGTGCTGCCCACGTTTGCGCCTTGTTACTCGAGCGTCACTGTAAACTCACAGCAGTCGTTGCCGTCGTGGTAACACGCCTGTTTTTCGACGGCAGCGTCGGCGTCGAAGTCAGTGACGAGCCCCTCGAGGATGCCATGTGCGAGGTGACAGTAGTGTCTGTCCCGCGGCGTCCGATAGGTCAGCTGTACCGTCTCGCCATCGCGTTCGGTCGACACCTCCGGCAGCGTTAGGTTGTCGTTGCCAGCTGCGATTTCCCCGTAGATGGCCTCGAGATTCGCGAGCAACTCGAGGATGCCCCAGTCGGCTTTACTGTACGCGCCGAACGTCGAGCGAATCGCCGGCGCGAGCGTGCGTCCGAAATCCCGTTCGATCGCGGCCCGGTCCTGTGTCGCCATCGACGCCAGTGTCTCGAGGATGGCTTCGAATTCGTCGTCGTCGTAGTGTGAGACCTGCAGATATAGCGTGGGCTCGACGCCTGCTCGTTCGCGGATCGTTTCCCACGTTTCCTCGTCGGTGCGGTCGACGATGTATTCCTCGAGGGTTTTGTGGAGGATGCCGTGCATGATGTTCTCCTCACGCCGCCACCGGCACACCGAGGCCGGTACTTGGCTGGTGGTCAGTGGTCGCCGCCGATTCTAGTCGTTTCGCGTCAGTCCGCTTCGTTCTGTCGGCCTCTCGGCCACAGTGACTGTCATGTCGGTGTTAGTGCATTGACTTCTATACTGTTTCGGATGTGCTTAGAGCGCGTCGGCCAACACCGGTGCGACCGAGACCGCACTCGCCTCACGCTCGATCGTATCCGTCCCGTAGACCGCTTCGACGCCCGCTCGAGCGAGTTTCGTCGATGCGTTGCGTGCGAGCAGCGGGTGGACGCAGGTGACGAAGACCCGACCCACGTCCCGATCGCCGAGGACGCCGATTGCCTCGCTCATCGTCGAGCCGGTTGCGATGATGTCGTCCGTGACAACGACGTCGCGCCCAGCGACGTCGACATCGCTCGGGGTGATTTCGACCTCGGTGCCCGAGTGACGAACCTTCTCGAAGTAGTCGGTATCGCCCGTGCCGTAGTGGTCGCGAACGGTCTCTGCAAGGTCGATTGCGCCGGCATCCGGCGAGAGGAAGACGGGATCTGTGAGTTTGTCGGGTAGGGGTTCGGCAAGGCGACCTGCCGCATCGACAGCCGTCGCCGTCGGCTCGAAGAAGTCACAAACAGCTGCTTCGTGTGGGTTTACCGTCAGCACGCGGTCCGTACCAGTCGAAATCGCCTTCGCGACCGCGCGGGCAGAAATTGGGTGGCCCGACTCGAAAGCTGCGTCCTGCCGGCCATAGCCCATGTACGGCAGTACCGTAATCACTTCCTCGGCACCCGCCTCTCGAGCGGCGTCTTGTAGCTGCAACACCTCGAGATGGGCGTCGCTCGAGATGGTCGAGGCAACGATGACGGCCCGCTCGGCATCGGCTGGAAAGTCAGGAACGGCAGCGAGCAGTTCGCCGTCGGGAAACCGGTCGTACTCGACGGCGGCGAGTGGCTCCTCGAGTTCGGCCGAGAGCGCCGCAGCAAGCGTCTGTGAGGTGGATCCGCTAACGATCATACTCGAGGGGACAGCCTGTGGGGTAAACCCGTTTTCGTTCTCCGTTCCGCTCGAGTCCATGTCTCGCAGCCATAGTGTGTCAATCGCGTACCCGCTTGTGCCAGTCACTCACTCGTCTGGCTCGTCGAACGCGGCGTCACCGTCGCCACAGTGGCCGCCGTCGGTGTCACCGAGCATGGTCAGCCCACCGTCTCGGTCGACCAGTGCAAAGAGGCTGAGACAGTCCTGCCCGTTCCACTGGGCTGGTTCAACCTGCGTGAGTTCGTCGTCGTCGAGACGTGCCAGCACGCGGAATGAGCCGGGATCGCTCGGCCACTCCTGCTCGAGGGTCGTCCCGTCGCCGGCCTCGAGTTCGTGGGTCGTCCAGTGTTCGATTTCGTCGTCGAATTCGACGATGATGTCGACCGTATGGGCCTCACTGTGAACGTTTTCGATACTGATTCCACCCAAGACAGTTTCCGAGTCACCGGCGTCGTCCGCCGTGTCATCACTCTCAGCGTCGTCGTCGGCAGTTTCAGTCGATGCGTTCGTTTCTGACTCGGCTGGGTCATCCTCAGCGTCGTCGCTGCCATCGGATTCATCGGCTGGTTCGGAGTCGTCGTCTGCACCGCCGGCACAGCCTGCGACTGTCACCGCCAGCGTTGCCCCACCACCGGCAAGGAGCCGGCGTCGTGATATCCCAGTCATCTATTCCGATGCAGGGATGCCGACCAGATAACTTCCCGTCAGACGCTCGGCAGACACCGCGGCTGGTCACTCGTCGGTCGCAGACGAAAACGGAACGACGGCAAAACCGGTCACATCTGGGACGCCAAGTGAGCGAGACCGCCACTCGAGGCCGTTCTGGTCGGGCCTGTCACCGTTTGGGTCATCGTCCACAGCCAGCACACAGAACGTCCCCTGCTCGGTGACTGCATAGACTGTCTCGCCGTACTCGAGCGCGACGACCGGTCCATCTGCCGGCGAGATCATCTCACCCCACTTGTCGTCGGTGCCGAGTGCCAATAGCCTGCCGTCGGCTGTGACTGCGTGTGCTCGAGTCAGCGTTCCCGACTCGGTCGCCGGATCAGCGCCGACGACTGCCATCGGCGCCTCGACACAGTCCATCCAGCCGTTGCCGAGTTTGAACAGGCCGTCGTCGGTGGCTGCGAGTGGAACGCCGGCCGCGGAAACGTCCTGGACGTCCGTCAGGCCAACGTGATCCAGCCCGCCGTCGTGCACGCGGTAAACGCCGCTGTCGGTGCCGATCAACTCGCCATCGATTGCGCGAACTGTTGCAATTGACTGGTCTGCGAGTGGCGCCCAGTCACCGCCGACAGCGGGTCGGTGTGCGACCGTTCCGTCGGGGGCGGCCGCAAGCAGCGTGTCACCCGCAACGCCAACAGCGACGGCCGGGCCGAAGCCGGTCTCCGTCGTCGTGTGGTCGGTGTCTGCCTCGCGCTCGAGGATGATGACGTCTTCGTCGGTCGCGACGACGACACCGTCTGTCGTCGCTGCGAGGTCGCGTGTGGTACAGCGCGCACAGAGGTCGAATTCACCGACCGTGTCGCCAGCGACGCGGACGCGAACGACACCCAACGCGCTTGCGACGTAGGCCTCGAGTGCGCCCTCGCGGTCGCCGTAGACACGTTTCTCTTCGATCGAATCCATACGGAGTAGTCGGTGTCGTCGGTTGAAAGCGTTCTGTCTCTCCAGATCACTACGGGCTGGTGGATTCGATTGGGCTGGCCCATCAGGTTTCGAACGGCTCCGGAATCCCTTTGAGGTATCCGGTGTGACTAACGCGCAATGGAAGTGTTCGGATCGAGTGGGACACGCGGGGTTGCAAACGAGGAACTGACGCCCGCGTTCGTGTTGCGCGTCGCGAAGGCGGCAGCGACGGCTTGGGGGGTCGGCCGGGTCGCCATCGCTCGAGATACCCGCTATACCGGCCGAATGCTCGCCGATGCGGCGGTCAGCGGACTCACGAGTACGGGAACGGATGTTGATCGACTGGGTGTTATTCCGACGCCGGGCGCGCAGGCGTACGCCGAACGCGAGGGGGTGCCCGTCATGGTCATCACTGCCTCGCACAATCCACCGCAGTACAACGGCGTGAAACTCGTCGGCAGCGACGGCGTCGAACTCGCTGTTGCCGACCTCGAGGAGATCGAGGAAACGCTTCTCACGGAGCGATTCACCGTCGCCTCCTGGGACGAAACCGGCCGCGTTCGGGAGATCGACGACGCCACCGACGACTACGTCGACGATTTGCTCGCAAACGTCGACCACGAGCGTATCGCTGACGCCGAACTGACCGTGGCACTGGACCCCGGCCACGGCGCGGGTGCAGTGACAAGCCCGGATTTCTTCCGCAAACTCGGCTGTCGTGTCGTCACGGTCAACGCCCAGCCTGACGGTCGCTTCCCCGGGCGTGACCCGGAACCGGTCCCCGACAATCTCACCGATCTCGGTCGCCTCGTCCGCGCAACCGACGCCGATGTTGGCATCGCTCACGACGGTGACGGCGACCGCGCCATTTTCTACGACGAAGACGGCACGTACGTTCAGGGCGATGCGGCTCTCGCTGCACTCGCCGCAGCAAAACTCGAGGCCGGCGACACGAGCGTCTCGGCGGTCAACGTCTCACAACGTCTCGTTGACGTCGTCACGGACGTCGGCGCGACGCTCGAGTTGACGCCCATTGGTTCGACGAACATCATCACTCGCATCGAGGAACTCGAGGCAAACGACAACCGCGTCCCAGTCGCTGGTGAGGGCAACGGCGGCATCTTCTTCCCCGAATATCGACTCTCGCGAGATGGCGCATTCACCGCCGCTAAATTCCTCGAGTTAGTTGCCGATCATCCCGTCAGCGAGATCGTCGGCCCCTACGACGGGTACGCGAACGTTCGGCGCAATCTCGAGTACGAGTCGACCGCAGAACGCGACGCGATGCTTGACGCAGCGGCCAACCACGCCCAGGCCGCTGATGCCGAACTCAACACGCGAGACGGCTACCGGCTGGATTACGGCGACGCCTGGGTGCTCGCACGGCCCTCGGGAACCGAGCCACTCGTTCGGGTCTACGCCGAAGCCCGCGACGAAGCCCGCGCACAGGAACTGGTCGAAGAACTCGGCGAAACCCTCGAGAACGCACGCGCGGATACCTGAACTACTGTTTCTATCGTTTGGACTGCCACTCTTTCGTGTAGCGAACGCCAAGCCGTTCCGTCGCAAGCAAGAGTCGGTGTGTCACGACGAGAAGTACGACTGCGAGGATGATTATTGCGCCCTCGAGCAGCGTCGAGAGCAGGCCGAGCGAGACGATTAGCGTTGTTGCACACGCTGGTGGATGACGCGTATCGGTCGCGAGCATCCCACCCGCCGTAAGCGTCGTCGCGACAACACCGCTTGCAGCGAGGCGCAGGCCCTCGAGTGAGCCAGGGTCGGTCGTCCCTGTCATACTGATACCAGTCGCAAACAGCAGGTAGGCGGCGAGTCCGGCGACGACGCCAATCGTGTGGCCACCAATCACCCGCCGCGGTGCGGTCGCGTTGCTGTCCTGAAAGAGGGCAAGAACGAACGCTGAGGGACCGAGACTCGGAAACAACATTGGCAGTCCCGACAGCCAGGCCAGTGTGGCAGTTGTCGAGATGAGAACGCCGGTGTGCAGCGTTGTTCCCGTTCGGTCGTCCATACAAGATGGTTCCGCTCGGGCGGGAAAACCGCGCTGGTTCGGTTGCCGATCGGTCGTGTGCTCGAGGTTTCCGTCGTCAGCATTAGCGCTCGGCCGGAACGATTGTCACCGGCACTGACGCGCGCCGTGTTACGTTCTCGGCGACGCTTCCAAGAAGCATCCGCGAGACACCAGCACGGCCTTCGCTGCCCATCACGATCTGATCGATACCATGCTCATCGGCGTACTCGAGAATCGCGTCCGCCGGTGTTCCTTCGACGACCTGCGTCTCGAGGTGGCGGTCCGCAGCGCGCGTCTCAACGTCCTCAAAGAACGCCGGCTCGTGATCATCGGCCGTCGGCTCGCCGCCGTAGCCACTCTCGAGGTCATCTACGACGTGAATCACCGACACCGCTGTTTCCGATCCGAACACGGTGAGCGCGTGCTCGAGGGCCGCTCGAGCGGGTTCGGAGTCGTCCATCGGAACGAGCACCTGCCGCGTCATAGTTTACCCGACGACCGCAGGCGGTGTAAACTCAAGGGTCGGTTGTGACGAACTTACGATCGCCAGTACGCCGGCGTCAGCAACACGAGCACGGGGATGATCTCAATGCGGCCGATCCACATCATGACGATCATGACCGCTCTCGAGGACGTCGGGAAGCCGGCGTAGTTGTCCATCGGCCCGGCGAGTTCGAACGCGGGGCCGATATTCAGGAAGATCGATGCTGCTGCACCAAGTGCGGCGAACTCGTTGAAATCACCCGTCCCAGCACGGGTTGCGTCGACGACGAGAAAGACCGTCAGGAGGAAAAAGATGACAATGGCCAACAGCACGTAGGAGAAGACGTCATTGACTGTATCCTCGTCGACGACGCTGTTGCCGAGTCGGAGCGGGCGAATCGCTTCGGGATGGACCGATGTAAACAGGTTCCGACGGAACGCCTTGAGCACGAGCAGCCAGCGCAGCGATTTGATCGAACAGGTCGTACTCCCGGCCATCCCGCCCAGAAACATACACAGAAACAGCATGTGCTTTGCACCGACAGTCCAGGTGTCGAAGTCGGTTGAGGCATAGCCCGTCGTCGTAATCAGCGAGACGACGTTGAATAGCCCGTGGCGAACCGTCGCCTCGAGATCGCCGTCGAGTCCCGGGTTTGACTCGAGAAGAAGGATAGCAACGACGATAGACCCGAAGAATACCATCGAGCCGAGATAGAATCGCAGTTCCTCGGATTGTAGCGGCCGTTCAAAGTCACCCTGCGTGATGTAGTACAGTAGCACGAAGTTGGTCGAGCCGAGGATCATGAACGGCATCACTGACCACTGGATGATCGGCGAAAACGCCCCAATACTGTCGGGTTCGGGCGAGAAACCGGCGGTCGCAACGCTCGTGAAGGCATGCGAGACGGCGTTAAACAGGTCCATGTTGTCCGCGAACCCCAGCAGATGCAGCCCGTAGAAGACACAGATTGCGAGCACGGTGAGTCCGACGTACAGCCCCCAGATTAGCCGTGCCGTCTCGGAGATATGCGGCCGGAGTTTCGTGACGTTTCGCGTCTGACTTTCGGTCTCCATCAGTTGGGCACCACCGACCATCAGATGCGAGAGCAAGCCGATGGCGACGATCAGAATCCCCAGCCCGCCGAGCCACTGGATGAGCTGTCGCCACAGCATGATCGCTCTCGAGTGTGCCGAAAAGTCCTCCATGACGGTCGCACCCGTCGTCGTGAGTCCGCTGACGCTCTCGAAGAGCGCGTTGATCGGGTGTGCGACCGACCCAACACCGGCAACGACGAACGGAATCGCACCGACGAGGCCGATACTAAACCAGATGAGCGCAACGACCAGGAACGACTCTCGCTGGCCGAGTTCGCGCTCGTCGGTGATCTGCTCGAGTGCCAACCCGACGCTGATGGTAACGGCAATCGCGACGAGAAACGGCAGTGGGTCGTCGCCGTCGAACAGCGCGAGCAACAGCGGCGCAGTCAACGGGACGGCGAGCCACTTGAGTACCGTTCCGGTGAGGCTACAGCTTGCTCGCCACTCGACACGAATCCTCATCTGGTCCCCATCTGCGAGAGGCGGGATTATAATGGATTCGAAGCCTGCCCATCTGTTTCGGGCTGTGAGAGCTTTGTCGTCAAAAACAGCGCTGGGGACTGTACATACGGCACTCGAGTGAGTGCCCAGTCACAGCCACCCGCGCAGTGGAGGAACACGCGAGATGAACCGTGGCTCGGCCTCGAGGCGGCGTCTGCTTACTGCTGGTTGTGGCCGTGGCCAGCGTACAGCGCGAAGACGTTGATCGCGAGCAGTGAGAGGAACGTGAGTGTGACACTCGGATCGCCAAGGCCCTGCATGAGGAGTGGCAGGTGGATAAACGGCAAGGCGATCGCGATCCAGAACGAGAGGAACTGTGCTGGACCTTTGAGCGTGCGGACGAGAGGGCGTCCCTGGTTGCGGTCCGCTTCAGCGCTGGACGGACCGATCGATTCGTTCGAGAGCGGGGAGTGGTTCGACATCGTGGACGGTTCACCTTTGCGTATTCACGACATTCACTGTGGACATCATATAAGGGGCAGAACATTGGCCTTGTTTCGGGTCATTTCACCCTGTTAGTCAGGATCTCTGTCTGTTTTGAAACAGTCTGAGATCGCGTTTAAAATTTTAAAACAGCCTCTAAGGGCGTCTCTTCGAATTCAGGTGACCGTCGTCAGGGCCGGCCAATTATTCTCATGCTCGCCTCACCTCCGCTGATCGATTCTGCTGGTACTCAGCGCTCGAGCGACGGTTTGGAGACCATACCGCCGTTCAGTGACTGCGTACGCACCAGTTACCCGCATAGATGACAACAGGTCGGCCGAATCACGGTGCTATTGACCCGTTTGGGTCCCGCAGCGGCGAGCGCAATCCCCTTGTACTGTCGCTGCAATCGATGGCACATGAGCGAGCGAACGGCGACGGCAACCCGTGAAACCGCCGAAACGACGATCGAGTGTACGATCGGCGTCGACGGCACCGGATCTGCCGCCATTGATACCGGCATCGGCTTCTTCGATCACATGCTTGAGGCACTCGCCAAACACGGCCTGTTCGACCTCGAGATTGAGTGTGACGGCGATCTCGAGATTGACGATCATCACACGGTCGAGGATGTCGCGATCGTTCTCGGGACGGCACTCGATGAGGCACTCGGTGACCGGTCGGGAATCGTCCGCTATGCGGACCGACAGGTGCCCTTAGACGAGGCTGTTGCCGGTGCGGTCGTCGATCTCAGCGGTCGCCCACGATTTTATTTCGACGGAGAGTTCTCTCAGGAGTCCATTGGCGGCTTTACGAGCGATATGGCGCGCCACTTCTGTGAGTCGCTGGCGATGAACGCCGGAATTACGCTCCATGTTGACGTCGACGGTGAAAACGCCCACCACGAGGTCGAGGCGCTGTTCAAGACACTCGCGCGGACGCTCGACGACGCAACACGACTCGACGACCGGCGTGAGGGGACGCCGAGTACGAAGGGGACGCTTAACGGCTAACACCTGGTTTTCCGGCTGTTTCAGGGGCGTCGTAACTCCCCGTTTTCCTCGTGGAACTCCCCATTTTCGACAGCGTGATCGAGGATTTCGGCGACGTCGTCCGACTCGAGGTCGTAGGCACCACTAGCAAGTGCCTCGACGGCTGTCCGCTCCATCGGCAGGTCACGGTTGCGAAGGAGTCGAATGACCTTGCTGTAGGCCTGTGGCGGGCGGGGTTCGGTCGTGTTCGGCTTGGATTTGTCGTCCTCGTTGGTACGTGAGTCCGACTCGGTTGGCTCGTCGGAGTCGCTGGTTTGATCGGCGTCGGTTGCACCGGTGTCGACCGACGACACCGAGTCGTTCGCCGTGGAGGTGGCCGAATCAGCGGTTGCAGCGTCCACAGCCGCGTTTTCGGTCGCGGCATCGCCAGCAGCAGTGAACGTGATGCCATCGTCTAATTCGTTACTCGAGTCCGTCTGCGCTGGCGTCGTCGCTGTGTCCGTCGTACTTGAGTCGGAGTCGGACTCCTCGCTGGCGTTGTCACGACGCTGTTCGGGTTCCGGTTCCAAGTCCGCCTCGTGCGTTTCGGCGGGTCTCTCGCTTCCAGCACGGGCGAGCAACGGCTCGAGGAGGTGCTCGAGGTGGTCTTTACAATCCGAACAGAGGACGACGCGGCGCTGTTCGGCCTCGGTGGGCTTGAGTTCGGGTGGGAGGAGTTCGAACGTGCCGACTGCGGTTGTCTCACAGAATTCACAGGTCCGGAGTGCGCGCATGGCTGGTGATATCACGTCGGACAGTAAAAACGCACGTCAGACAGGGGAGACGGTGACGGACTGACAACCACCGATAATTATACCCCCGCAGTCGTATATCCGCCAGCGAATCGCGAATGTTCGACGAAATTATGGAGAAGTTTGAGGGCTCGCCGAGCCAGCAGGCAGTCATTCGCCTGCTCTTAGAGCGGGGCTTCTCCGTCAACGACGACGGACGGGTCGTATCGGGCGGAATCGAGATTCCGAACACCGGCATCGCACGCGAGATCGACGTCGACCGGCGGGTCGTCGATTCGACGACCGACGCGATTCTCGAGGATCCAGAACTACGCCGGATCTTCCAGAACATCTCGCAGGTGCCGAGTCTGATGGATCTGGCACCGGTGTTGGATCTGACAGTGCTGTCGATTGCGGTCGACGATGCAGAGCGCGAGGGCATCGTCTCGAAGGTGACCGGTACGCTCGCGGACAACGGCGTCTCGATCCGCCAGACGATCAGCGAGGACCCGGAGTTTACCGACGAACCACGACTCTATTTGGTGACTGACCAGGATCTCTCGGGTGACGTTATCACCGCGCTTCGAGACATTGAGTTCGTCCGTAAAATCGAAATTCAATAGTTAGGCCTCCTCGAGTACGGCCATAAGCGCGCTTGTGAGTTCCTCGAATCAGTCCATCGACATACTGTCTGTCGTCACCCAGACGCCGTGATCGCCCCGGATCACGCGAGAGAGATAGCCGTTTTCGAACATCCGAACCGTCGCCTCGTAGTCACCGAGTTGGGTCTTTCTATAGGCTGATTGTGAGTGAAATCCACGGCGCTCGTGTTCTGCGAATCCGACAAGATCTGCTGTTTGATCGAGGTCAGACCGAAGATAGAGCTGTTCGACGTCGTCTTCGGTAAAATACGTCATACTGCGCAGTTCGTCGCCGACTGTGGTCCGACAGACCGACTGCAGTTCGTCAGCGAGTTCGGAGTCAATTGCGTCGCCGTCCATGATGTATGTTATCGTATCGTGTGATAATAATGTGTGGGTCTATCACACCGCCGGGACCGACGGTCTCTTTTCGCGACCCTCCGTAGGGTTGATATGGTCATCGCGTGGGTCGACGCGAGAGGTGTGCGACCGTGAGTCAGACGTTCGAGACGATTGCCGAACCTGCTACCGCAGAGTTCGTTGTCCAAGGCTCGGAGTTTATCGGTCACGCACGCCCCGTTGAGTCCGTCGAGGCTGCCGAAGCGTTCGTCGACCACGTCAGCGAGGAGTACGCCGATGCGACCCACAACGTTCCCGCCTACCGGGTTCGGGCCGATCCCGACGGCGAGTTTCTGCGCGAGTACTCGAGCGACGACGGCGAACCCTCCGGATCGGCAGGGAAGCCGGCACTGAACGTCCTTGAGCAACAGAGTATTGAGAACTGTGCCGTCGTCGTCACGCGCTATTATGGCGGTACGAACCTCGGCGTTGGCGGTCTCGTCCGGGCGTACTCGCAGGCAGTCAAAGATGCGGTCGACGCGGCCGGCGTCGTCGAGGAACGTCCCCACGAGCGAATCCAGGCAACTGTCGAGTACGACGATTCAGGGACCGTTCGCGGGATTCTCGAGAGCGAGGGCTACGAGTTTGACGCTGCCTACGAGGCCGACGTTTCCTTCGACGTCCGCGTGCCGATTGCCGATGCTGAAACGCTCCGTGATCGGCTCCGAAGCGCCACGAGCGGGCGCGTTGACCTCGAGTGATGAGTTACTGTGTTACACCACGCGCACGTCTCGAGAGAGTTGTCCGTCGATCACCGAGAGCACGTTTTTCGGGTTCTCGAGGGAATTCTCATCGAATCGCACGTCGAAAAAGCCACGCTCGAGGACGAGTTCGCCCTCGCGCAGGCGGACGTGATCGACCTCGTCCCACGAGATGAGGGTGGCGCTGTAGGGTCGCTGTTTGACGAGTCCCGCCTCGTAAATTCGAATTTCGGGGTCGACGCCGGTGTCGCTGAGACGAAATCGTCCCTCGATGAGGCCGCTTGTGACCCACAGTGCTGCGAGCGAACCCCAGAGAACCGCACTGAGCCAGTCCCCAGCGGAGGCGTATAGCAAGGCGATCAGTGGCCACAGAACGAGCAGTACCCGGTCGATTACTGGCGAACGTGGCGGCTGCCACCGGGCGGTCGAGATCGGCTCACCGCTCACGGTCGCCGCGACAACACGAGTCTGGGACACACTCGAGAGCCAGTGGCCAGCGATGATGATGACGGTGGCTGATGCGAGCGCGGCAAGCCCGAGGTGACTGCCGATAGTGCCGAAAATCGCAGCGAGCGTGACGGCCATAAACGGTGCTGCGAGGCCGATAACCGATGCCCGACGGTATCGCGTGCGGCCGATCTGAATTGGGAGTGTGGGAAATCGACTCGAGGCGACGCTACCTGCGGCGGCACCGAGTGCGAACCCGGTGAGTGTCACGCCAATAAGAACGAGTCCGGACGCATCCGCTGTGAAGGCTGCTGTCAGCGCGAGTGCTGCGACAACCACGCCCACGTAGCCGGCGACGGCGCGTCGAACTGTCTCGTCCGACAGGTTAGTGGCGTTCTCGAGGGAGGGACCAGACCGAGCACGAGGCATAGGCCCTGTTTCACTGGCCTGCATCAAAACTGTGATGGAGCTGAAATATCGGTGGATGACGTCTCCAGCGTGGGGTTCGCTGACCCGAACGTCTTTCTCATGGTATCTATTCACAGCACGTATGAACGCCATTGCTGCAGCCGATTATCACGATCTCGTCCACGCCGAAGAACCGCAACTGTCGCCGGATGGCGAGCGTGTCGCCTACGTCCGTCGAACAGCTGACGATGACGAATCAGACACTGCAACGATTTTTGCGGTCCCCATTGGCGGCGACAATCCGAGCCAGTTCACCGCCAGTGACGGCGTCGATAGCTCTCCCCGCTGGAGCCCCGACGGCTCGTACCTGGCGTTTGCCAGCACCCGCGGTGATGGGGACCGCCAGCAGCTCTGGGTCTTGCCCACAGACGGCGGTGAAGCCCGGCGCGTGACGAGCGTCGTCGGTGGTATCGGCGACCTCGAGTGGAGTCCGGACGGCTCTCAACTGCTCTTCAGTCAGCAAGTCACCGCTGCAGATCGCGAGGCCGACCGCGACCGAGTGGTCGATCCCGACTACGAGCCCGAGGAATCCGATCCACGGGTGATCGACCGCCCCATCTACCGCGCCGGCACCGAGTATTTCGACGGACGGCGCAGCCACGTCTACGTACTGGACCTCGAGACCGCACTCGAGGGGAGCGCCGACGACGACGCCGTTACCCGGCTCACCCACGGCGACCGCGATCACATCACGCCGACGTGGGGCGACGGCAAAACCGTCTACTACGCGCGCAAAGTCACCGAAGACGACGCTGTCGATCCAGATGATTCGCTTCGCTATGCACTGCTCGAGTACGACCTCGAGGACGGGGACGAACAGGTGTTTACGGAGACGACAGGCTGGCTCGGGTCCGGAGCGATCGATGCGACGGAGGACGGCCGCGTCGCGTTCGCGTTCACGCCCGAGGAGCAAGCGTCGATGCGTCAGACGGAGATTCGAGTCCACAAGCGCGTGGACGGGACGGAGACGACGCTGACGGACTCACTCGATCGGGACGTTGGGTACGGGTGTGGCTTCGAGTGGGCCCCGGACGGCGACCGCCTCTATTTTACGACGCCTGATGAGGGGACGTTCACCCTCTGGTCGGTCGCGGGCGACGGTGGCGACGACCCAACGAAAGTCCACGCCGACGCCACTATCACGGATTTCTCGGTCGGAACCGACGCGGTCGCGTTCGTCCAGAGCGAGTGGGACCATCCCGGCGACGTGTTCGTGACGACCCGCGCCGGTGCAGAAACCCACCGGCTGACCCGGGTCAACGACGAGTATCTTGCAGATCGGGCAGTTCGCCAGCCAGAGGAGATCTGGTTCGAGAGCGATGATGGCACCGAAATTCAGGGCTGGGTGCTCACGCCACCCGCGTTCGATGCCGACGCCTCGCCCGGTGAGACCTACCCGCTGGTGGTCGAAATCCACGGCGGTCCTCACGCTCACTGGACAA is part of the Natronolimnobius sp. AArcel1 genome and encodes:
- a CDS encoding heme NO-binding domain-containing protein, whose product is MHGILHKTLEEYIVDRTDEETWETIRERAGVEPTLYLQVSHYDDDEFEAILETLASMATQDRAAIERDFGRTLAPAIRSTFGAYSKADWGILELLANLEAIYGEIAAGNDNLTLPEVSTERDGETVQLTYRTPRDRHYCHLAHGILEGLVTDFDADAAVEKQACYHDGNDCCEFTVTLE
- a CDS encoding TrkH family potassium uptake protein, which translates into the protein MRIRVEWRASCSLTGTVLKWLAVPLTAPLLLALFDGDDPLPFLVAIAVTISVGLALEQITDERELGQRESFLVVALIWFSIGLVGAIPFVVAGVGSVAHPINALFESVSGLTTTGATVMEDFSAHSRAIMLWRQLIQWLGGLGILIVAIGLLSHLMVGGAQLMETESQTRNVTKLRPHISETARLIWGLYVGLTVLAICVFYGLHLLGFADNMDLFNAVSHAFTSVATAGFSPEPDSIGAFSPIIQWSVMPFMILGSTNFVLLYYITQGDFERPLQSEELRFYLGSMVFFGSIVVAILLLESNPGLDGDLEATVRHGLFNVVSLITTTGYASTDFDTWTVGAKHMLFLCMFLGGMAGSTTCSIKSLRWLLVLKAFRRNLFTSVHPEAIRPLRLGNSVVDEDTVNDVFSYVLLAIVIFFLLTVFLVVDATRAGTGDFNEFAALGAAASIFLNIGPAFELAGPMDNYAGFPTSSRAVMIVMMWIGRIEIIPVLVLLTPAYWRS
- a CDS encoding ribose-phosphate diphosphokinase produces the protein MIVSGSTSQTLAAALSAELEEPLAAVEYDRFPDGELLAAVPDFPADAERAVIVASTISSDAHLEVLQLQDAAREAGAEEVITVLPYMGYGRQDAAFESGHPISARAVAKAISTGTDRVLTVNPHEAAVCDFFEPTATAVDAAGRLAEPLPDKLTDPVFLSPDAGAIDLAETVRDHYGTGDTDYFEKVRHSGTEVEITPSDVDVAGRDVVVTDDIIATGSTMSEAIGVLGDRDVGRVFVTCVHPLLARNASTKLARAGVEAVYGTDTIEREASAVSVAPVLADAL
- a CDS encoding HPP family protein; amino-acid sequence: MDDRTGTTLHTGVLISTTATLAWLSGLPMLFPSLGPSAFVLALFQDSNATAPRRVIGGHTIGVVAGLAAYLLFATGISMTGTTDPGSLEGLRLAASGVVATTLTAGGMLATDTRHPPACATTLIVSLGLLSTLLEGAIIILAVVLLVVTHRLLLATERLGVRYTKEWQSKR
- a CDS encoding universal stress protein; the protein is MTRQVLVPMDDSEPARAALEHALTVFGSETAVSVIHVVDDLESGYGGEPTADDHEPAFFEDVETRAADRHLETQVVEGTPADAILEYADEHGIDQIVMGSEGRAGVSRMLLGSVAENVTRRASVPVTIVPAER
- the glmM gene encoding phosphoglucosamine mutase; this encodes MEVFGSSGTRGVANEELTPAFVLRVAKAAATAWGVGRVAIARDTRYTGRMLADAAVSGLTSTGTDVDRLGVIPTPGAQAYAEREGVPVMVITASHNPPQYNGVKLVGSDGVELAVADLEEIEETLLTERFTVASWDETGRVREIDDATDDYVDDLLANVDHERIADAELTVALDPGHGAGAVTSPDFFRKLGCRVVTVNAQPDGRFPGRDPEPVPDNLTDLGRLVRATDADVGIAHDGDGDRAIFYDEDGTYVQGDAALAALAAAKLEAGDTSVSAVNVSQRLVDVVTDVGATLELTPIGSTNIITRIEELEANDNRVPVAGEGNGGIFFPEYRLSRDGAFTAAKFLELVADHPVSEIVGPYDGYANVRRNLEYESTAERDAMLDAAANHAQAADAELNTRDGYRLDYGDAWVLARPSGTEPLVRVYAEARDEARAQELVEELGETLENARADT